Proteins encoded in a region of the Planococcus shixiaomingii genome:
- the pepV gene encoding dipeptidase PepV, whose product MDWQLEAEKRKNQMLEELQQLIAIPSILSDETTPEAPFGKDVKRALDWFLAKGTANGYAVKNVDHVAGHLEIGEGDELLGILGHVDVVPAGAGWTKDPFGGIIEDGKIYGRGAIDDKGPTIAAWTALNMVKDAGYDFSKRVRLIIGTDEESGFRCVDRYFKTEEMPTIAFAPDADFPIINAEKGIAVLEFLKTDWSLEDELVSFRSGERTNMVPDLAAANVTGEFAKWQERFENFCNEQQVTGTAVEAGGHITLTVNGKSAHAMEPDDGVNAGVLLALFLKDQLSGDGQQFTKFIAEHFHRDSRGKKLGLDFTDETSGDTTFNAGVMRFESGKEATVSISMRYSVSYPFDEKLTDFETDGFLLEITSNSPPHHVDEKDPFIKTLQKVYEGQTGQPANLLAIGGGTYARVLKKGVAFGMLFPGEKDVAHQLDEFVDIDNLVKATAIYAEAIYQLACKK is encoded by the coding sequence AAACCACTCCGGAAGCTCCTTTTGGAAAAGATGTCAAACGTGCGCTTGACTGGTTCTTAGCCAAAGGAACAGCGAATGGATACGCAGTAAAGAATGTGGATCATGTCGCAGGCCACTTGGAAATCGGGGAAGGCGATGAACTGCTCGGTATTTTGGGCCATGTGGATGTAGTGCCTGCCGGAGCAGGATGGACCAAAGATCCGTTCGGCGGAATTATTGAGGACGGCAAGATTTATGGCCGTGGCGCCATTGACGATAAAGGCCCGACAATTGCAGCTTGGACCGCCTTGAATATGGTGAAAGATGCAGGGTACGACTTCTCAAAACGGGTCCGCCTCATTATTGGGACCGATGAGGAAAGTGGATTCCGCTGCGTCGACCGCTATTTTAAAACGGAGGAAATGCCGACAATCGCCTTTGCGCCAGATGCGGATTTTCCAATTATTAACGCAGAAAAAGGGATAGCCGTATTGGAGTTTTTAAAAACGGATTGGTCGCTGGAAGATGAACTGGTTTCATTCCGATCAGGAGAACGGACCAATATGGTGCCGGATTTAGCGGCAGCAAACGTGACCGGAGAGTTTGCAAAGTGGCAAGAGCGCTTTGAGAACTTTTGCAATGAGCAGCAAGTGACAGGTACTGCCGTTGAAGCTGGAGGGCATATTACTCTTACCGTTAACGGCAAATCGGCCCATGCAATGGAGCCGGATGATGGCGTCAATGCCGGTGTGCTGCTGGCATTATTTTTAAAAGACCAGTTAAGCGGCGATGGACAACAGTTCACGAAATTTATAGCCGAACATTTTCACCGCGATTCGCGAGGTAAAAAATTAGGTTTAGATTTTACCGACGAAACGTCAGGCGACACGACGTTCAACGCGGGAGTAATGCGATTTGAAAGCGGCAAAGAAGCAACGGTTTCCATCAGCATGCGGTATTCAGTGAGCTACCCATTTGATGAGAAATTGACGGATTTTGAGACCGATGGTTTTCTTTTAGAGATTACTTCAAATTCGCCGCCTCATCATGTAGATGAGAAGGATCCATTCATTAAGACACTCCAAAAAGTTTACGAAGGCCAAACGGGGCAGCCAGCGAATCTTTTGGCGATTGGCGGCGGGACCTATGCGCGTGTCTTGAAAAAAGGCGTAGCTTTCGGTATGTTATTCCCAGGCGAAAAAGATGTAGCCCACCAACTGGATGAATTTGTGGATATCGACAATTTGGTAAAAGCGACTGCCATATATGCAGAAGCCATTTATCAATTAGCTTGCAAAAAATGA
- the dat gene encoding D-amino-acid transaminase gives MDLILHNDKFIREEELVISKEDRGYQFGDGIYEVIRVYEGNLFTAKEHIDRFYDSAEKIKIVIPYTKDVFHKMMYDLVEQNEINNGQVYVQVTRGASIRQHHFPADTPPVLIGYTKTVERPVELMEAGVRATFIEDIRWLRCDIKSLNLLGNILAKQEAHDKGFYEAILHRGEVVTEGSSTNMYGVKDGVIYTHPTDNLILPGITRSVILTLCEKLEIPVQETAFTKTQALEMDEFFLSSTTAEVMPIIEIDGQAIGGGTPGPLTKKIQEAFKANLNLGVKA, from the coding sequence ATGGATTTAATTTTACATAACGATAAATTTATTCGTGAAGAGGAACTGGTGATTTCAAAAGAAGACCGTGGCTATCAATTCGGAGATGGGATTTATGAAGTCATCCGTGTTTATGAAGGAAATCTTTTCACGGCAAAAGAACATATTGACCGCTTTTATGACAGCGCGGAAAAAATAAAAATCGTCATCCCTTATACGAAAGATGTTTTCCATAAAATGATGTACGATTTAGTGGAACAAAATGAAATCAACAACGGTCAAGTGTATGTGCAGGTTACCAGAGGCGCTTCAATCCGCCAGCATCATTTCCCGGCAGATACACCGCCAGTCTTGATCGGTTACACAAAAACAGTGGAACGCCCGGTGGAATTGATGGAAGCTGGCGTACGCGCGACATTTATCGAAGATATCCGCTGGCTTCGCTGCGACATTAAAAGCTTAAATTTACTAGGCAATATCTTGGCAAAACAAGAAGCCCACGACAAAGGTTTTTATGAAGCGATTCTTCACCGCGGAGAAGTGGTAACAGAAGGTTCTTCAACGAATATGTACGGTGTAAAAGATGGTGTCATTTACACGCATCCTACAGACAACCTCATATTGCCAGGGATTACGAGAAGCGTAATCTTAACGTTGTGCGAAAAGCTGGAAATCCCAGTGCAAGAAACAGCATTTACGAAAACACAGGCGTTGGAGATGGATGAATTTTTCTTGTCTTCGACGACAGCTGAAGTCATGCCAATTATCGAGATTGACGGACAAGCAATTGGCGGTGGGACTCCTGGCCCTCTGACGAAAAAAATCCAAGAAGCATTCAAAGCGAATTTGAACTTAGGCGTGAAAGCTTAA
- the thpR gene encoding RNA 2',3'-cyclic phosphodiesterase yields the protein MSKHYFIGIKIPAHVASQLDEARKEWNLTSHKRYTPPIDMHITLLFIGNDPNSEIDAAAKALQGVAYAPFELKIDGVKTFGNPRTPRIVYASVEESRELSALQEQVKQVLQPFELNPDPKPFVPHITLAGKWKGGPPLLQQLTLEPATFQVKEFSVFQIEPQQVPRYIPIQTYQLKEG from the coding sequence ATGTCCAAACATTACTTTATTGGAATTAAAATTCCAGCACACGTTGCTTCTCAATTGGATGAAGCAAGAAAAGAGTGGAACTTGACGAGCCATAAACGCTATACTCCGCCAATCGATATGCACATTACCTTGCTGTTTATCGGCAATGACCCCAATTCGGAAATCGATGCTGCAGCAAAAGCGCTGCAAGGGGTGGCTTATGCGCCTTTTGAACTTAAAATTGACGGCGTAAAAACGTTTGGCAATCCTAGAACTCCGCGAATTGTCTATGCCTCAGTCGAAGAAAGCCGGGAATTGTCCGCTTTGCAGGAACAGGTAAAACAAGTGCTGCAGCCGTTCGAACTCAATCCAGACCCTAAACCTTTTGTGCCACACATTACACTTGCGGGCAAATGGAAAGGCGGGCCTCCCCTGTTACAGCAGTTGACGCTGGAGCCGGCAACGTTTCAAGTGAAGGAGTTTTCGGTATTCCAGATTGAACCTCAGCAAGTGCCAAGATATATCCCAATTCAAACTTATCAATTGAAAGAAGGTTAG
- a CDS encoding diacylglycerol/lipid kinase family protein: MKVVFLINPIAGNGRALKKWQQFKQTLSFPYEALFTEKGGHATQIVKAMHKLVEPTLLIGFGGDGTLREIIAGAAGSKSLIVGSVAAGSGNDFGRGYTSFPNAAAIQQFLEAPSFIKEDLGEFDDGAYQFASSSGIGFDAEISVLVNRSPAKKWLNKIGAGKLVYLLYVIKTLVDFKHFQLVVEEGNQRKIYDNVWFATVSNQPFFGGGMKISPNSKTDDGLMELTVVHNLSRLKLLLIFGTVFTGTHTRFKEVSQISRPEFRLTVNKSIFRHVDGDEAGKTPENKAVTYAVSKQYWQSANIAKKEELK, encoded by the coding sequence ATGAAAGTGGTTTTCCTGATTAATCCAATTGCCGGCAATGGCAGAGCGTTAAAAAAATGGCAGCAATTTAAGCAGACGCTCTCTTTTCCTTACGAAGCGCTTTTTACGGAAAAGGGAGGGCATGCCACCCAAATAGTGAAGGCTATGCATAAATTGGTTGAGCCTACGCTCCTCATTGGTTTTGGGGGAGATGGGACGCTGCGTGAAATTATTGCCGGAGCGGCAGGAAGCAAGAGCCTCATAGTTGGTTCAGTGGCTGCTGGCTCAGGAAATGACTTTGGCAGAGGTTACACCTCTTTTCCGAATGCAGCGGCCATTCAGCAATTTTTAGAAGCTCCAAGCTTTATCAAAGAAGACTTGGGTGAGTTTGATGATGGAGCCTATCAATTCGCCAGCTCTTCAGGAATCGGATTCGATGCTGAAATTTCTGTCCTCGTCAATCGTTCGCCTGCAAAAAAATGGCTCAATAAAATCGGAGCAGGAAAATTAGTGTATTTGCTTTATGTAATCAAAACACTGGTGGATTTCAAGCATTTCCAACTGGTGGTGGAGGAAGGGAACCAAAGAAAGATTTATGACAATGTTTGGTTTGCCACCGTCAGCAATCAGCCTTTTTTTGGCGGTGGAATGAAAATTTCGCCGAATTCCAAAACGGATGACGGATTGATGGAATTGACGGTTGTACATAATTTATCCCGTTTGAAACTATTGCTTATTTTTGGTACGGTATTTACCGGAACCCATACACGTTTCAAAGAAGTGAGTCAAATCAGCCGTCCTGAATTCCGTTTAACAGTCAATAAATCCATTTTTCGCCACGTAGACGGGGACGAAGCTGGCAAGACACCTGAAAATAAAGCGGTAACTTATGCCGTCAGCAAACAGTATTGGCAATCTGCAAATATAGCAAAGAAAGAGGAACTTAAATGA
- the trmB gene encoding tRNA (guanosine(46)-N7)-methyltransferase TrmB, translating to MRSRFKPWAGELLEAHPEIVIPEPEKAKGQWQEVFGNANPLHIEAGTGKGRFIVGMAKMNPDINYIGIELFDSVIVTALERTLEEEGGIPNLRLLKVNANNIASYFEKGEVDRLYLNFSDPWPKTRHAKRRLTHETFLRLYESVLPENGEIHFKTDNRGLFEYSLTSISEYGMLLKDVSLDLHANEPEWNIMTEYEEKFSKKGQPIYRMEAQFQTK from the coding sequence ATGAGATCACGTTTTAAACCATGGGCAGGGGAATTGCTCGAAGCCCATCCGGAAATCGTCATTCCTGAACCGGAAAAAGCAAAAGGGCAATGGCAAGAAGTTTTTGGCAACGCCAATCCGCTGCACATTGAAGCGGGAACAGGCAAAGGCCGGTTCATCGTCGGCATGGCAAAAATGAATCCCGATATTAATTACATTGGAATCGAGCTATTTGACAGTGTCATTGTGACCGCTTTAGAGCGCACTTTAGAAGAAGAGGGCGGCATTCCAAACTTGCGTTTGTTGAAAGTGAATGCCAACAACATTGCATCGTATTTTGAAAAAGGGGAAGTGGACCGGCTTTATTTGAACTTCTCGGATCCTTGGCCGAAAACACGCCATGCAAAACGCCGTTTGACGCATGAGACGTTTCTCCGCTTATACGAGTCTGTTCTGCCGGAAAACGGTGAAATTCATTTCAAGACAGACAATCGCGGCTTGTTTGAATATTCACTGACGAGCATCTCCGAGTACGGCATGCTGTTAAAAGACGTATCGCTCGATTTGCATGCGAATGAACCGGAATGGAACATCATGACCGAATACGAAGAGAAGTTTTCGAAAAAAGGGCAACCGATTTACCGGATGGAAGCGCAATTTCAAACTAAATAA
- a CDS encoding YtnP family quorum-quenching lactonase: MEKFQFHDMTLTWLDGGTTWLDGGTMFGVVPKVVWSKRYPVTEDNQIELPTHPILVQYQDHNIIIDSGLGSGKLTDRQKRNLGVSAESRIELDLLELGLTVEDIDTVLMTHLHGDHAAGLTKKLDGSYVPFFPNAKIYVSSVEWEEMQNPNIRSKNTYWKENWEPIVAQVETFEKEKTLFDAVTMIHTGGHSNGHSVIKLTSGEETILHMGDIMPTHAHQNPLWVLAYDDYPMDSIYAKEKLMKEALEQGYYFSFYHDAYYRLLKWSQDGKEILESVKHKELEF; this comes from the coding sequence ATGGAGAAGTTTCAATTTCACGATATGACATTAACTTGGCTGGATGGGGGAACCACTTGGTTAGATGGCGGGACGATGTTCGGTGTAGTGCCGAAAGTCGTTTGGTCCAAGCGGTATCCAGTCACTGAAGACAACCAAATCGAATTGCCGACACATCCGATTCTGGTACAGTACCAAGACCATAATATTATCATCGACAGCGGCCTTGGATCAGGAAAACTGACAGACCGCCAAAAACGTAATTTGGGTGTTTCTGCAGAATCCCGGATCGAATTAGATCTCTTGGAGCTCGGTTTGACTGTGGAAGATATCGATACTGTCTTGATGACGCATTTGCATGGCGATCATGCGGCTGGATTAACAAAGAAACTAGACGGGTCTTATGTGCCTTTTTTTCCGAATGCAAAAATTTATGTATCTTCGGTTGAATGGGAAGAAATGCAAAATCCCAATATCCGTTCCAAAAATACATACTGGAAAGAAAACTGGGAGCCGATTGTGGCACAAGTAGAGACATTCGAAAAAGAAAAAACGCTTTTCGATGCGGTTACAATGATTCATACCGGCGGACATTCAAACGGCCATAGCGTCATCAAACTGACGAGCGGCGAGGAAACCATCCTTCATATGGGAGACATCATGCCGACGCATGCCCACCAAAACCCGCTGTGGGTGCTGGCCTATGACGATTATCCGATGGATTCGATATACGCTAAAGAAAAATTGATGAAAGAAGCGTTGGAACAAGGCTATTATTTCAGCTTTTACCATGATGCTTATTATCGTTTGCTCAAGTGGAGCCAAGACGGCAAAGAGATTTTGGAGTCAGTGAAACACAAAGAATTGGAATTTTAA
- a CDS encoding PepSY domain-containing protein, producing MKNRDLLIGFATGAVTAFLVKEAYDRKEKHYSADDVLKSVKSAFKEEGPIDGSWIFMKTEPYKQHAVETEVYKGGITRHYEDELEQFEFLADAFTGAVLEVKKV from the coding sequence GTGAAAAATCGCGATTTATTAATTGGATTTGCAACAGGGGCCGTTACCGCTTTTTTAGTTAAAGAAGCATATGACCGAAAAGAAAAGCATTACTCAGCAGATGATGTATTAAAGAGTGTAAAATCTGCCTTTAAAGAAGAAGGGCCGATCGACGGTTCCTGGATTTTCATGAAAACCGAACCATACAAACAGCATGCGGTCGAAACAGAAGTTTATAAAGGCGGCATCACACGCCATTACGAAGATGAGCTAGAACAGTTCGAATTTCTCGCTGACGCCTTTACAGGCGCCGTTTTAGAAGTTAAAAAAGTATAA
- a CDS encoding M42 family metallopeptidase, whose protein sequence is MNNETISLFKTLTELPGTPGNEHAVRKFMKKELGKYSDEVIQDKLGSIFGVKYGEEGGPRIMVAGHMDEVGFMVSSITDKGLIRFQPLGGWWNQVMLATRVEIIAGDKTIPGVIGSIPPHLLNEEMRKKPMEIKNMLIDIGADDKADAIAIGIQPGQQIVPYSPFTPMANDKKIMAKAWDNRYGCGLAVELLKEMNGENLPNHLFSGATVMEEVGLRGAQTAAHMIQPDMFFALDASPANDANGDKNEFGQLGKGTLIRILDKSMVTHRGMREFILDTAATYKIPHQFFVSQGGTDAGRVHMANKGVPSTVIGICSRYIHTAASIIHTDDYAAAKELLKQLVKTADRTTVETIKQNS, encoded by the coding sequence ATGAACAACGAAACTATCAGTTTATTCAAAACCTTAACAGAACTTCCGGGGACTCCTGGCAATGAACATGCAGTCAGAAAATTTATGAAGAAAGAACTGGGAAAATATTCCGATGAAGTTATCCAGGATAAATTAGGAAGCATCTTCGGTGTGAAATATGGCGAAGAAGGCGGACCGCGCATAATGGTTGCCGGACATATGGACGAAGTCGGCTTCATGGTAAGTTCTATAACTGACAAAGGCCTTATCCGTTTTCAGCCGCTCGGCGGGTGGTGGAATCAGGTAATGCTGGCGACTCGTGTGGAAATTATTGCCGGCGATAAAACCATTCCTGGAGTAATCGGTTCAATTCCCCCTCATTTACTGAACGAAGAAATGCGTAAAAAACCAATGGAGATTAAAAACATGCTGATTGATATCGGCGCTGATGATAAAGCCGATGCGATCGCAATCGGCATTCAGCCAGGCCAGCAAATTGTTCCTTACAGCCCGTTTACTCCTATGGCAAATGATAAGAAGATCATGGCTAAGGCTTGGGACAACCGCTATGGCTGTGGGTTGGCGGTAGAATTATTAAAAGAAATGAATGGCGAAAACTTGCCGAACCACTTGTTTTCAGGTGCGACGGTCATGGAAGAAGTCGGCTTGCGTGGAGCCCAAACAGCTGCGCACATGATCCAACCGGATATGTTTTTCGCGCTTGACGCCAGCCCGGCGAACGATGCGAACGGGGATAAAAACGAATTTGGCCAGCTTGGCAAAGGCACGCTGATTCGCATTTTGGATAAAAGCATGGTCACGCACCGGGGCATGCGCGAGTTTATCCTGGATACGGCAGCAACTTACAAAATTCCGCACCAGTTCTTTGTCTCGCAAGGAGGTACAGACGCAGGGCGCGTCCACATGGCCAACAAAGGCGTACCAAGTACTGTAATCGGCATCTGCTCGCGCTACATCCACACAGCAGCATCAATTATCCACACAGATGATTACGCTGCAGCAAAAGAACTTCTTAAGCAGCTTGTTAAAACGGCAGACCGCACCACGGTAGAAACGATTAAACAAAATTCTTGA
- a CDS encoding DUF84 family protein produces the protein MKKIQATIASRNPAKINAVSAVLTELGLDFELQPKDTNSGVSAQPYSLEETRLGAINRSKQALVEGTDIAIGLEGGVFELEGVLYLCNWGALFSKEGELYTAAGAQIPLPANIAASLREGEELGPVMDDYAQESGIRKHKGAIGILTAGLVNRDEMFQHVVKLLIGQYLLSTD, from the coding sequence ATGAAAAAAATTCAAGCAACCATCGCTTCACGCAATCCCGCAAAAATCAATGCGGTTTCAGCGGTGTTAACCGAACTTGGCCTGGACTTTGAGTTGCAGCCTAAAGACACAAATTCCGGCGTGTCGGCACAACCTTATTCTCTCGAAGAAACGCGCTTAGGCGCTATCAACCGTTCCAAACAAGCGCTCGTTGAAGGGACCGACATCGCCATCGGGCTTGAAGGTGGGGTATTTGAATTGGAAGGCGTTCTTTATTTATGCAATTGGGGCGCCTTGTTTTCGAAAGAAGGGGAGTTATATACTGCAGCAGGAGCGCAAATTCCATTGCCTGCAAATATTGCGGCCTCTTTAAGGGAAGGGGAGGAGTTGGGTCCGGTCATGGATGACTACGCACAGGAAAGCGGCATCCGGAAGCATAAAGGCGCCATCGGCATATTGACTGCCGGACTTGTCAACCGCGATGAAATGTTTCAGCATGTTGTCAAACTGCTCATTGGCCAATACCTGCTAAGCACCGATTAA
- a CDS encoding thioredoxin family protein, with the protein MRRLVSVDEFHDLAEEKQVVFMFTAGWCPDCRVIDPIIPEVEKSFEDYLFISVDRDEFIDLCIEKDVYGIPSFLAFNNGQETGRFVSKDRKTQEEIESFLTNLPK; encoded by the coding sequence ATGAGACGTTTAGTATCAGTTGACGAATTTCATGATTTGGCAGAAGAAAAACAGGTCGTCTTTATGTTTACCGCTGGATGGTGTCCGGATTGCCGGGTGATCGATCCAATCATTCCAGAAGTGGAAAAATCATTTGAAGATTATTTGTTTATTTCTGTGGATCGTGACGAATTTATCGACTTGTGCATCGAGAAAGATGTTTATGGGATTCCGAGTTTTTTAGCGTTTAATAATGGCCAAGAGACTGGCCGTTTCGTCAGTAAAGACCGTAAAACGCAAGAAGAAATCGAATCATTCCTAACTAATTTGCCGAAATAA
- a CDS encoding DUF1444 family protein, with product MKSTELVNILRERMPSRQLEWRFDREKDMVHINHTTLKKGMSISLPQVINRYQAKGDAAIQEIVYTITETFDAMEKEAKGELKSSEHIFPVIRSTSFPVESNEGHKFVTSEHTAETRVYFALDAGTTYRLIDENMLNSLSLTEEQIKEIAKFQVKKLTTKVKEDHVAGNVFYFLNENDGYDASRILNETFLKDMKSKITGDMTVSVPHQDVLIIGDIRNETGYDVLAQMAMHFFTNGKVPITSLSFIYDKDELEPIFIMAKNRPDKENDKK from the coding sequence ATGAAATCGACAGAATTAGTGAATATATTAAGAGAGCGCATGCCTAGCCGCCAACTGGAATGGCGTTTCGACCGCGAAAAAGATATGGTGCATATTAATCACACTACATTAAAAAAAGGCATGTCTATTTCGCTGCCACAAGTAATCAATCGCTACCAAGCTAAAGGCGATGCTGCAATCCAGGAAATCGTCTATACCATCACGGAGACTTTTGATGCGATGGAAAAGGAAGCCAAAGGAGAACTTAAATCTTCGGAACATATCTTTCCTGTCATCCGTTCGACTTCCTTTCCGGTGGAATCAAATGAAGGCCATAAATTTGTAACTTCTGAGCACACGGCGGAAACACGTGTGTATTTTGCTTTGGATGCTGGCACTACCTATCGCTTAATTGATGAAAATATGTTAAATTCATTAAGTCTCACAGAAGAGCAGATTAAGGAAATTGCAAAATTTCAAGTGAAAAAGCTGACAACAAAGGTGAAAGAAGACCATGTTGCAGGAAATGTTTTCTACTTTTTGAATGAAAATGACGGATACGATGCTTCACGCATCTTGAATGAAACCTTTTTGAAAGATATGAAATCGAAAATAACGGGGGATATGACGGTTTCTGTGCCTCACCAAGATGTGCTGATTATCGGCGATATCCGCAATGAAACAGGATACGACGTGCTGGCGCAGATGGCCATGCACTTTTTTACAAACGGTAAAGTGCCGATTACATCATTGTCATTCATATACGACAAAGACGAATTGGAACCGATCTTTATTATGGCAAAAAATAGACCGGACAAGGAGAACGATAAGAAATGA
- the ytpR gene encoding YtpR family tRNA-binding protein, with amino-acid sequence MNIFYNKNGIGDVLLVQLQMETPEKIQTETSGDITLIKDGEGQISGFNLFNASSYIDFPETQGVDVSEELITALQNALEKNGVAYTLEVDLSPKFVVGYVEAKEKHPNADKLSVCQVAVGTETLQIVCGAPNVEQGQKVVVAKVGAIMPSGTLIRDAELRGVASSGMICSARELALPDAPEEKGILVLPADAEIGSSFEVKA; translated from the coding sequence ATGAATATATTTTATAATAAAAATGGAATTGGCGATGTTTTGCTGGTTCAATTACAAATGGAAACACCTGAAAAAATCCAGACGGAAACCTCAGGGGATATTACCCTTATAAAAGACGGAGAGGGTCAAATTTCAGGATTTAATTTGTTTAATGCGTCCTCTTATATTGATTTTCCGGAAACTCAAGGGGTAGATGTCTCAGAAGAGCTGATAACCGCATTGCAAAATGCTTTAGAAAAAAACGGTGTCGCCTATACATTGGAAGTTGACTTGTCTCCTAAATTTGTTGTGGGCTATGTTGAAGCGAAAGAAAAGCATCCTAACGCTGACAAATTGAGTGTTTGCCAAGTGGCTGTGGGTACAGAGACGTTGCAGATTGTTTGTGGTGCGCCGAATGTTGAACAAGGCCAAAAAGTGGTAGTAGCGAAAGTAGGGGCAATCATGCCTTCTGGAACGTTGATTCGCGATGCGGAATTGCGTGGTGTGGCATCAAGCGGCATGATTTGTTCTGCAAGAGAACTGGCGTTGCCGGATGCTCCTGAGGAAAAAGGGATTCTTGTGTTGCCTGCAGATGCGGAAATCGGTTCATCATTCGAAGTGAAGGCGTGA